GATGGTGACGTCCAAGGGCATTGCGGGTATTCCGCGCGCCTCGCTGGTGGTGATCATGGCGACCCTGACCTACTTCGGCCTGCCGGAAGCCTGGATCGCTATCGTGCTGGGCGTCGACCACCTGCTCGACATGGGCCGCTCGGCCACCAACGTCGTCGGCAACTCCGTCGCCGCCGCCGTGGTCGCCAAGTGGGAAGGCGAACTGGACGACATCCCAGCAGCGGACAGCGCGGACGGCGAGCCGCAGCCCGCCGCCCTCTGACGCCGGTCCAGTCCAACAAGAAGCAGGGGGCGTGGAGAGATCATCTCCACGCTCTTTTTCTTGGGTGTAAGGTCGCAGTCCGCCATGCCGGGCCGGGCGTTGCTGTTGACCTGAACCGCGCGCGGCCCTACTGCGGCGGTCGCGTCAGGTTCCCCTCGACGGGGGATTAAAAGGGAACGGAGTGTGAAACTCCGGCTGTTCCCGCAACTGTAAGCGGTTAGCCCGCGCGTCAAACGCCACTGGCGGCTCGAGAGGTCACGACCTCATCGACTGCTGGGAAGGCGACGCGCACCGGCCTTGATCCGCGAGCCAGGAGACCTGCCTGTCGCCGTCGTTCTCCGCGCGGTCGGGATGTGCCGGGCGGTCGAGGCAACTCGTGTGACGACAGTCGTAAACCAGCCGCGTCAGCGGCCGCTTTCGCTCATCCGGGCGAGGGTCGGTCCGGCGCGGCGTCGTCATATGGAGACCCGGAATGAACCGGACCGCATTCGCCGCCCTGGCCGCCGCCAGCCTTCTGGCCGCCGCCCCTTCTTTCGCTGCTGAAGCGCTCGATCAGCAAGCCGCCGCCCCCGATGTCGCGGGCCGCGCCGGCGCCACCGCCGTCGAGGACGTGGTCGTCACCGCCAACCGCTCGGCCCAGCCGATCGAGCGGGTCGGCGCTTCGGTCGCCGTCCTGACCCAGGCCGCCATTGAAGCGCGCCAGACGACCGCCGTGGCCGAGCTTCTGGCGCAGACGCCGGGCGTCAGCTACAGCCGCAACGGCGGCGTGGGCGCGGCCAACAGCCTGTATATCCGCGGCGCCGAGGGCCACCACACCGTCGTCCTGATCGACGGGGTCAAGCTGAACGACCCGTCCTCGACCCAGGGCGGCTTCAACTTCGGCAATCTGTTGGTCGGCGACGCGGCCCGCATCGAGGTTCTGCGCGGCGCCCAGTCGACCCTGTGGGGCAGTCAGGCCATCGGCGGCGTGGTGAACATCGTCACAACCGAGCCGACGGACGCCTTCCAGGGCGGCCTGGACGCAGAAGCCGGCGCGCGCGGCACGACCTATTTCCGCGGCGGCGTGGGCGGCGCCAATGAGCGCCTGAGCTGGCGCCTGGCGGCCAGCCGCTACGCCACCGACGGTTTCTCGGCCTATGCCACGGGAACCGAAGACGACGGCTACGACAATACCGGCCTGTCGGGACGGTTGAATCTGAAGATCACCGACGCCGTGTCGCTGGATCTGCGCTCGGTCTGGTCCAGCGGGCGCGCAGACTTCGACGCCTGGAACGGCGACAGCCGCGACTATGGCAAGACGCAGGAGTTGGTCGCCTACGCCGGACTGAACATCGACCTTCTGGACGGCCGTTTCCGCAACCGCATCGGCTATGCCCACACCGATACGGATCGTCGCAACTTCAATCCGGACAACAAAATCCAGCCCCTGACCTTCGATTCCGAAGGCCAGAACCGCCGCTGGGAGTATCAGGGCGCCTTCGCCGTCGCCGAGACGCTGAACACGACCTTCGGCGTCGAGCACGAAAAGTCTGAAATGAAGGCGCGCTCGCTCGGCGATTGGAATCCCAACGCAGACTACGGGCGCGGCGAGGCTGAGCTGAACAGCGTCTACGGCCAGGTTCAGTGGACTGTTTTGGACGGCCTGACCCTGACCGGCGGGCTGCGCTATGACGATCACGCCCAGTATGGCGACAATCTGCTGGGGCAGGTCGCGGCGGCCTGGGCGCTGAACGACGGCGCCACCGTCCTGCGCGCCAGCTGGGGGCAGGGCTTCCGCGCGCCGGGTCTGTACGAGCTCTACAGCGAGTACGGCAGCCTGGATCTGCAGCCTGAAGAAGCCGAGAGCTGGGAGATCGGCGTCGAACAACGCCTGTTCGACCGCGCCGTCGTCTCGGCGACCTATTTCCAGCGCGATAGCGACAATGAGATCAACTACGCCAACTGCCTGCCCGGCGACGCTCACCCGATCTGCAGCCAGCCGTACGGCGGCTATTATCAGAACATCCAGAAGGCCGAGACCAAGGGCGTCGAACTGATCGGCCGTCTCGACGTGACCGAGCGCCTGCACCTGAACGCCAACTACACCTGGACGGACGCCAAGAACGCCGTCGGCGATCATGAAGGCAAGCGTCTGCGCCTGCGTCCCGAGCACATGGGCAATCTCGCGGCCGACTACGACTGGGCCTT
Above is a window of Brevundimonas naejangsanensis DNA encoding:
- a CDS encoding TonB-dependent receptor plug domain-containing protein, with amino-acid sequence MNRTAFAALAAASLLAAAPSFAAEALDQQAAAPDVAGRAGATAVEDVVVTANRSAQPIERVGASVAVLTQAAIEARQTTAVAELLAQTPGVSYSRNGGVGAANSLYIRGAEGHHTVVLIDGVKLNDPSSTQGGFNFGNLLVGDAARIEVLRGAQSTLWGSQAIGGVVNIVTTEPTDAFQGGLDAEAGARGTTYFRGGVGGANERLSWRLAASRYATDGFSAYATGTEDDGYDNTGLSGRLNLKITDAVSLDLRSVWSSGRADFDAWNGDSRDYGKTQELVAYAGLNIDLLDGRFRNRIGYAHTDTDRRNFNPDNKIQPLTFDSEGQNRRWEYQGAFAVAETLNTTFGVEHEKSEMKARSLGDWNPNADYGRGEAELNSVYGQVQWTVLDGLTLTGGLRYDDHAQYGDNLLGQVAAAWALNDGATVLRASWGQGFRAPGLYELYSEYGSLDLQPEEAESWEIGVEQRLFDRAVVSATYFQRDSDNEINYANCLPGDAHPICSQPYGGYYQNIQKAETKGVELIGRLDVTERLHLNANYTWTDAKNAVGDHEGKRLRLRPEHMGNLAADYDWAFGLKTGLSVRYVGETFNDLANAVKVDAFTLVDLLASYPIDDNLEVYGRIENAFDEDYQTVLGYGTAGRGVFGGVRVRF